In Pyrus communis chromosome 15, drPyrComm1.1, whole genome shotgun sequence, the genomic stretch TAATCCTTCCCTTATCATGATGACGCGGGTTCTGTTTCAGTGCAACTGAACTACCCATGTTTTTAGAATATGTACTATACTGCTGTGACATGTTCCCCGGCACCTGCACAAGGAGTGATAGACATGAGCAGAAGTAAAAGGAGATCACATTTCTCAGTGTCAAAGCCCTCAGCCAGTCTAAATACGCAAACAAAATGTTGCCACTTTGCAATTTGATGCCCATTTTTTTTCAGAAGCTAaaagtttatttttatataacatATGCTTAAATTATGCAAATTAAGTACATAGTCGCACCTAGATTTTCCACAGAAACATGCACACGATAAACAATATAATTTGGCATTAAATTATATCATGCTGAAACTGCAATCCATGCATACTATAACATGCATGTCGTTATCACTACCGTCTGCACCTATAGCCAATATTTCCAGTCTAGTGTTAAATTATATCATGCTGTGCAAAAAGTAGAACAAGTTAACTAGTTAACTGACATCATTTGGCATATTGACAGAACTACATCAGAAAACATAGAACGCCCTCTCACCCCACCATTGTAGACCAAAAGATAACCAATAGTAAATGAGATCAAGCAAGGAGGAGGTTTACATGAGATatctccttctctttctctttcacaAGCAAGACTTTCTTTTTCCCAGCATCAGCACCCGAAACTCCTGAAATAGGGGTAAGAACTTATAATCAAAAATGGAAAGCAACTCACTGtcagatagaaaaaaaaaaaaggcgcaATACCAGAATTCAGGAAGAAAGGAGGTGGGGGGAGACCCTACAATAAAAGATGATACTCAAAAAGGGAACTATACAGAGGGAGGAAAAAAACCTACAAATCAAATGTAAGGGGATGCAAGGAAGAAGCTTGTAAATGCAGAACTTCCGATTTTCTccaattaaaacttaaaactataTCAATCAACCGACTTGAAAATTAATTGAAACGATGAAAGCTACCAAAAATATTTCTTAGCTATGAAATGCTCAAAGTATTCTCTGCAACTAAATAAAGATTATAACCAAACTAAGAACAAAGTTCAAAACTCTACAAAACTTAAAACCTTAAATTCTGTATATGATAAAATGCACAAAGTCCACCATTCCTAAAAGAAAATGACTGAAGGGAAAACTATAGTACTTGCAACATAATCACAGGCGCCAGACGAATGAAAGGGAAAAGAACCTTGACGTCAAAGTAAGTTTAAAAGAGACATCAAAAGTGATAACTTCCACTTCATAGACAAGGAAAACCTTTGAACCATTACATGTGAGTGAGGGTACTAGGGCAAAAAATGCCTAGTCATCAGCAAATACTCTCAAACAATCAAATAACATACCACTCTCCTCTTCAAACAATTGAGTTCCAACTGCAGATGCCAAAATGGCAGACTTCTCAGAAGGTTGCTGATCAGCACGCTTGGGTACCAATGTATATGTTGACTTGTCTTTGGCACTGGTGTTCTTTCTAGCATCCCTCACAACATACTGCAAATCAGACAAGCCCTCTAAATAaccttaaacataaaatttgactTGCAATCAATTATAAATTTCCGAGACAAACATGGAACTAGGAACtgccaaaaatgaaaaactaagaaaatgtCATAGGCCTCAAAAGCCAGCCACCTACAAGAAAACAGAATAATGCAAAACCCTGTGAATAAGATGAAAAAGCTCCAGCAAGAAGAGGATAAGCCAAGGATTCTACATTAGTATGATACCTTTTAGTCCCAAAAGTAATGCAGAAAACCTacaaaaattattcaaattttGGATATACAACCCATACACAAAAGTAGAAAAAACAACTAGCCTTCTAAGTTTCATCTCTTCTACTTTTTGAACAATGACATATGATAACAATAACATTGATCAAATATAATGACTACAAAAAGTGCACATAATATAAGTCTTAGAAGTATTAAATTCACGTTATTATAGCTTTGAaagaacataaacaaaaaagggGGGTTACCATTGCGGAATGTATTTGTTTCATATCTGAGGAACTCCAATGGTTAAAAGTTGAAATTATCAACCCCTCAATTTGATTATGAGGAGAAGTCTGGCCAATGCAAATTTCAAACTCCTAATGAACCAGTTTTAAACATAAATATCTACCAGCCTTTGTCATATTTGAACATGTAGTCAGAGTTTCACACAACCAATGAGGTGAAAGATGATCTATAATTTGAAACTTATAACCATAATAACTAGGATTTCAAAGATGATGCGAGGGAACGGAAAGGATTCCAAAGATGGTGGAGGTTGTGAATCACTGGGTGTTCTAGATCAATTAGTTCTCAATTCTGATCAATGGAAGGGTAAGAGTGAGATTTATCACGAAAACACTTATTCAGCtaaaaaataacagaaaaaggTGATTTGATAAACTGGCTTTCGGCTACATATATGCATAAAAAAATGAGTACCATTGAGGCAGAATTCTTTTTCCTCTCAGAACCCCGTTTGGTCATAGGTAAAGTAGGACTTCGAGCAGATGATGCACCAGCTCTTCTACTTGTTTTACCATTAGACGGTAACCTCTGTCAGCAAAGATGAAGTATGCTTAGAAACTCATCAATGCTTATctaaaattcaattttaacaTCTCCTAACAGCACTAAAATGCAATAATTGAAAATCATATTGAAAGTATGAATTCCACTAATCAATCGTCTCCTAGTTATCAGTAATATAAGCCATTAAATACCCGAGATCCAGCCTTGGCAGCCCTTTTTTGACGAACAAAGTCCATTAATGGTGTAACTATAGGAACGTCCTTTCCAGCACctttaaaaagaaaagttaGACAAGAAAAATGAATCATTTGAAAGAATGCACTAAAAGAGAATTCAATACtaaatataaattttctttgttattatATTAGGTGCTCTGTCTGACTAACCAGATCGTTCTGCTTCTCTTCTCTCCAATTGTGTCTCGGCACTTGGAAGATTCTCAGCAGGCTTTGCAATGAATTCAAGAAACTCCAAATACTCGGGATCTAGATGTTCATCAAGTAAATACTTGTACTTACTAACAGgaaaataattgtatatataAGTCCACACGCAACAAAACAAGCTGTCgaatttttctttaaatgaaTGTTACACATTAAATTATTACCTCTGAATATGGTTCCTTCACGACCATCCTTCTTAGACCAATGTTTTGGAACACGTTGTGAAGGAGCATACTCAACAATAACTTTAAATTGACTGCCtgaaaatggaaaataaatacttttaaatttcattatctCAAACAAAAACTGTGGAAGGTTCCTGAGACAAatagaaattaaacaaatacaaatatatgAGAACGACATGTTAaatcttttaaaaataataaaaataaaaaatcagcagtttatatatattttttagctgCAAGTAAAGCACATGAAAAAACTTCATTACCACCATGAGTTAGGAGAGCGCCTTagcaaaagaaagaataaaatatCATTAACCAAAACAAATATGCATATAAGCTGAATAGATATACTTCAATAAGACTTCTAACAAGAAAGTTGATGTGTATGATAAATCCGCAAAGCAAGCTCAAACAGTACCCTTTTCATTAACAAACAGATGACCGTCAAAGAACTCAGCAAAGTCGAATACATCATCTGGCCTCTTCAAATCAATGTAGGCTCTAGAATATGACTGATTCTTTTGGCtgaaaaattaattcaagaaaaagaaaattagctAATCTTCCATCCTGCAGAATGTTacttcaaagtttcaaacacTGATGCTCAAATATGACTAGTCATTATGCTATTATGATTACAATTTAAGCCATGAAAAAAAGTTTCTTTATTAGAACAAGGAGCCCATAAGACGCGCTTCAAAAGCTAtttatcaaaataataaaaataataatgccGCAGAAAACAAGCAACCGACAGAGTAAACG encodes the following:
- the LOC137718366 gene encoding regulator of nonsense transcripts UPF3-like; translation: MMKGQLDRTKVVLRHLPPSISQAALVEQIDVFFAGRYNWVAFRPGKRSQKNQSYSRAYIDLKRPDDVFDFAEFFDGHLFVNEKGSQFKVIVEYAPSQRVPKHWSKKDGREGTIFRDPEYLEFLEFIAKPAENLPSAETQLERREAERSGAGKDVPIVTPLMDFVRQKRAAKAGSRRLPSNGKTSRRAGASSARSPTLPMTKRGSERKKNSASMYVVRDARKNTSAKDKSTYTLVPKRADQQPSEKSAILASAVGTQLFEEESGVSGADAGKKKVLLVKEKEKEISHVPGNMSQQYSTYSKNMGSSVALKQNPRHHDKGRIIKSILLNKDARQSQSSGIHLEQQIQSSSSDRDKRLPPSQHVQLILKDTNGAPDHRIVGNDLHGSYSEKQEKRTRNKDRPDRGVWTPLNRLDGSSASDESLSSAFQPDHSLLDSSEGSHKHHAHRGATHGVKDLDGSPVAGEGKHSKRGYGSHEKQVWVQKSSSGS